One window of Rasiella rasia genomic DNA carries:
- a CDS encoding helix-turn-helix domain-containing protein, translating into MSVCIAQAQTMPEDDLKSKGYDDLIALFEDNITDTLIATRIARVYIEKARADMDSTKMARGYQRLAFVSSKADAIKNLDTTIQLSKNSKHPNFPAIGYLFKSYYLYNVDKYEESLQNAITGYQYAKQKSNIDQQITALHQINGVNELWGDYEKALETELLTKELLFQNKNSELFTDNYIASLEGIGNCYVRLRKPDSALAYYKKGILESLKNEDSITYHAFVSKSGTALYVKGDYNAAIDSLQKAHAYKEYFINSYDTYYNFYMGSIFFQQGNNEKGALYFKKVDSIYERKQVLYPELPVVYDKLASFYRESENQEMQLAYMQKLVLVVKLIDVKRVYIKDKITEEYEIPKLLEEKDTLISGLKEKHDASQKKVWWIGGFLILSLLLLGYYVRRQKTFKKRFELLIAQREAPVEVTKPEPETAGASLDISEDIVAEILEHLAAFEAEKKFLSPKIKLTQLAKECNTNSTYLSKVINFKMGKNFSSYINELRVAYAFDELRDNPTFRKYTIKAVASECGFKSAESFSKAFYKMYGIYPSFYSKQLEQKRI; encoded by the coding sequence ATGAGTGTGTGCATCGCGCAGGCACAAACTATGCCTGAAGACGATTTAAAAAGTAAAGGATATGATGACCTTATTGCGCTGTTTGAAGATAATATCACCGACACACTAATAGCTACTAGAATTGCACGGGTATATATTGAAAAGGCGAGAGCAGACATGGATAGTACGAAAATGGCTCGTGGTTATCAAAGACTAGCCTTTGTTTCTTCTAAGGCAGATGCTATTAAAAATTTAGACACTACGATACAGCTTTCTAAAAACAGTAAGCATCCTAACTTCCCTGCCATAGGGTACTTGTTTAAATCGTATTATTTATACAATGTAGACAAATACGAAGAAAGTCTACAAAATGCCATAACGGGCTATCAATATGCGAAGCAGAAAAGTAATATTGATCAGCAGATTACAGCACTTCATCAAATTAATGGGGTAAATGAGCTCTGGGGCGATTATGAGAAGGCGCTAGAAACTGAATTGCTTACAAAAGAGTTACTATTTCAGAATAAAAATTCAGAACTCTTTACAGATAATTACATCGCTTCGCTGGAGGGCATCGGAAATTGTTACGTTAGATTGCGTAAACCAGATTCTGCACTAGCATATTATAAGAAGGGCATTCTGGAATCCTTAAAAAATGAAGATTCTATTACGTATCATGCCTTTGTTTCTAAAAGCGGTACAGCACTATATGTGAAAGGCGATTATAATGCAGCAATAGATAGCTTACAAAAAGCACATGCCTACAAAGAGTACTTTATAAATAGTTACGATACTTATTATAATTTTTATATGGGTAGTATTTTCTTTCAACAAGGAAATAACGAAAAGGGCGCGTTGTATTTCAAAAAAGTAGATTCTATTTATGAGCGTAAGCAGGTATTATATCCTGAGTTGCCAGTGGTCTATGATAAATTAGCAAGTTTTTATAGAGAAAGTGAAAATCAAGAAATGCAGTTAGCCTATATGCAGAAATTGGTGTTGGTGGTTAAATTAATAGATGTAAAGCGCGTATATATAAAAGATAAAATTACAGAGGAATATGAAATCCCGAAGCTTTTGGAAGAGAAAGACACCTTAATCTCAGGGTTAAAAGAAAAGCATGATGCTTCTCAAAAGAAGGTATGGTGGATTGGCGGTTTTTTAATATTGAGTTTATTATTATTGGGATATTATGTAAGGCGTCAGAAAACATTTAAGAAGCGATTTGAGTTACTCATAGCGCAACGGGAAGCGCCTGTAGAAGTAACAAAACCTGAACCAGAAACAGCTGGGGCATCTTTAGATATTTCCGAAGATATAGTTGCTGAAATTTTAGAACATTTGGCAGCTTTTGAGGCTGAAAAGAAATTTCTATCACCCAAAATAAAACTAACTCAATTAGCAAAAGAATGCAATACAAACTCAACTTACCTATCTAAGGTGATTAATTTTAAAATGGGTAAAAACTTTTCGAGTTATATTAACGAATTACGTGTTGCCTATGCGTTCGATGAGTTACGAGACAATCCTACCTTTAGGAAGTACACGATAAAAGCAGTTGCGTCTGAATGTGGCTTTAAAAGTGCAGAATCATTCTCTAAAGCGTTCTACAAGATGTATGGAATTTACCCGTCTTTTTACAGTAAGCAATTAGAACAGAAAAGGATATAA